The sequence TCCGGCCGGACCACGTGCACGGTCGAGCCGTCCTCGTCGGTGGAGCGGCCCACGACCGCCGTCCCGTCCCGTCCGATGGCCAGCCCGGCGGGGTACGAGGGCTCCAGGCCCGGGGTGGCCGGTTCGTCGGGGCCGCCGGCGAAGGGCTGGCGCACCCAGGTGCCGAACTCGTCGCCGTCGGTGTCGGAGAACCACCAGATCCACTCCCCGTCGGGGGAGAGCGTGCCGTCGGTGGTGCCGTTGGGGCGGTCGGTGGCCTGCCGCTGCTCGCCGGTGGCACGGTCCCACGCGTAGATCTCGAAGGTTCCGGTCGCGTTGGAGACGAAGAGCGAACGGTCCGGGGCGTCCTCGGCCCAGTCGGGGAGCCCGACGCGCGGTGCCCGGAACCGCTTCTCCCAGTCGGGCATGTCGGGGGTCATCTCACTGTCGCTGGTCATGCGCCCCATTGTGGCCGCAGCGCTCCCCGGGATGCCGACCGCCGGGAACGGGCGGAGAGTGGAACGCGTCGGCCGTCACGTCCGAGGAGGAACGATCATGGCCAAGAAGGCCCGCACCGGCCACCACAGCCACCAGGACTCCGAGCGCGCGCTGGCGAAGAACACGGCAGCCGAGGCCCGCGCCAAAGCGGCGGTCCAGGACATGCACAGCACCGCCGCGAAGACGCGCGGGATGCAGCAGAAGGCCCAGGCCAAGCGCGGTTAGGCCGGCTCCGCCGGAGGTCCTGTCGAGGGGGCGCCTCGCCGATCCTGCCGGGCTCGCGGGGTCCGGTGCCGGATCCGGCCTGATCGACAATGCACCCCCTAGGCTGACGTCATGCGGATGATCGTCCGGGGCGCCCGGCTGCTGCACACCCACGGCCTGTCCGACGTCGAGGTCGCGGAGGACGGCCGCATCGCGCGGGTGATCCCGTACGACGACCAGAAGGAACCACCGGCCACCGGCATCCTCGTCGAGGCCCACGGCGGCCTGCTCACGCCTCCCTTCGTCGAGCCGCACATCCACCTCGACACGGCGCTGACCGTCGGCGAGCCCCGCCCCAACGCCTCCGGCACGCTCTGGGAGGGCATCGCCTGCTGGAGCGAGCGCAAGCGGACCCTGACCCGCGAGGACGTGATCGCGCGCGCCACCGAGGTGCTGCGCTGGCAGGCCGCCCACGGGGTGCTGCACGTGCGGACCCACTGCGACATCACCGACCCGGACCTCACCGCACTCGAGGCGCTGCTGGAGGTACGCGACCGGGTCCGGGACTTCATGACCCTGCAGATCGTGGCCTTCCCGCAGGAGGGCATCGTCTCCTTCCCGGGCGGCGAGGGGCTGCTGCGCGAGGCCGTGGCCCGCGGGGCGGACGTCGTCGGCGCGATCCCGCACTTCGAGGACACCCGCGAGGACGGCCTGGCCTCCCTGCACACGGCCTTCGCGCTCGCCGAGGAGCACGGCCTGCGGGTGGACGCGCACTGCGACGAGATCGACGACGAGCAGTCCCGTTTCGTGGAACTGCTGGCCACCCTCGCCCTGCGCTCGGGGCTGCGCGGACGCGCCACGGCCTCGCACACCACCGCCATGGGCTCCTACAACGGCGCGTACAGCTTCAAACTCCAGCGCCTGCTCGCCCGCTCCGGCATCAACCTGGTCTCCAACCCCTTCGCCAACCTCGGCCTCCAGGGCCGCTTCGACGCCTATCCCAAGCGGCGCGGCCTCACCCAGGTCAAGGAGATGCTGGCCGCCGGAGTCAACGTCGCCTTCGGCCACGACGACGTGATGGACCCCTGGAACGCGCTGGGCACCGCCAACCCGCTGCAGACCGCCCTCGTCGGGCTGTACGCCGCCCAGCTCACCGGCGCCGACGAGATCCCGCTGGCCTTCTCGATGGTGACGGAGCGTGCGGCGCGGGTGCTCGGCCTCGCGGAGACGGAGTACGGCGTCACCGCCGGCAACCCCGCTTCGTTCGTGCTGCTCCCGGCGCCGTCGCCCGAGGAGGCGATCCGCCGCCAGGTCCGCCCCCGCTACGTCGTCTCGCGGGGCACCGTCCTCGCCGAGACCCCGCCCGCCCCGACCCGGCTGAACTGGCCGGGGGAGCCCCCGTCCGAGATCGACTTCAGCCGACGCCTACGCTGACGCCCCATGAAGACGTGGACACTTGACACCGCATCCGCTCGCGCCGCGCACGAGATCGCCGCGGAGTACGCGGACACGGACCTCCTGAACCACTCGGTCCGCTCCTTCGCCTTCGGGGCCCGGTACGCGTGGCAGCACGGGCTGGCGTACGACGAGGAACTCCTCTACGTCAGCGCGCTGGTGCACGATCTGGGCCTGACCCCGCCCTTCGACAGCCACACCCTGCCCTTCGAGGAGGCGGGCGGCCATGTCGCACGGGTCCTGACGGCGGGCCTGGGCTGGCCCGCGGCCCGTCGGGCGCGCGCCGAGGAGATCATCGTGCTGCACATGCGGGACGACGTGAGCGCCGCCGAGGACGTGGAGAGCCACCTGCTGCAGGTCGGTACCAGCGCGGACGTCTCGGGTCTGCGCGTCGCCGAGTTCGATCCCGCCTTCACCGCCGACCTCCTGGCCGCCTACCCGAGGGGCGACTTC comes from Streptomyces virginiae and encodes:
- the codA gene encoding cytosine deaminase, with protein sequence MRMIVRGARLLHTHGLSDVEVAEDGRIARVIPYDDQKEPPATGILVEAHGGLLTPPFVEPHIHLDTALTVGEPRPNASGTLWEGIACWSERKRTLTREDVIARATEVLRWQAAHGVLHVRTHCDITDPDLTALEALLEVRDRVRDFMTLQIVAFPQEGIVSFPGGEGLLREAVARGADVVGAIPHFEDTREDGLASLHTAFALAEEHGLRVDAHCDEIDDEQSRFVELLATLALRSGLRGRATASHTTAMGSYNGAYSFKLQRLLARSGINLVSNPFANLGLQGRFDAYPKRRGLTQVKEMLAAGVNVAFGHDDVMDPWNALGTANPLQTALVGLYAAQLTGADEIPLAFSMVTERAARVLGLAETEYGVTAGNPASFVLLPAPSPEEAIRRQVRPRYVVSRGTVLAETPPAPTRLNWPGEPPSEIDFSRRLR
- a CDS encoding HD domain-containing protein, with the translated sequence MKTWTLDTASARAAHEIAAEYADTDLLNHSVRSFAFGARYAWQHGLAYDEELLYVSALVHDLGLTPPFDSHTLPFEEAGGHVARVLTAGLGWPAARRARAEEIIVLHMRDDVSAAEDVESHLLQVGTSADVSGLRVAEFDPAFTADLLAAYPRGDFGAAFLALVEDQAARKPTCAAAAYVAGGAATRIAANPLDRPRA